From Xenopus laevis strain J_2021 chromosome 7L, Xenopus_laevis_v10.1, whole genome shotgun sequence, one genomic window encodes:
- the LOC108696925 gene encoding serine protease inhibitor swm-1 yields MEFWNKYSWTNLLVLALIFMTVDQIQSDDSMCPQDMVYGCKRICYSNCDNLNSTSEGCIEICELGCDCKEGFVFQSKNSNTCVRPSSCQVSCPENMTFKPCNRFYRKTCSNRNTIMVPSEVCMPRCVCNDGYILSDARRCIKVNQCP; encoded by the exons atggaattcTGGAACAAGTATTCCTGGACAAACCTGTTGGTGCTGG cTCTGATTTTCATGACCGTTGATCAGATTCAGTCTGACGACTCAA TGTGTCCACAGGACATGGTATACGGCTGCAAGCGGATTTGCTACAGTAACTGTGACAATCTAAACAGCACCAGTGAAGGCTGCATTGAGATATGTGAGCTGGGGTGCGACTGCAAAGAAGGCTTCGTCTTTCAATCCAAAAACTCCAACACCTGCGTCCGCCCCTCTTCTTGTCAAGTCTCCTGCCCTGAGAACATGACATTCAAACCCTGCAACAGGTTTTATCGCAAGACTTGTTCTAATAGAAACACGATAATGGTGCCCTCGGAAGTCTGCATGCCCCGCTGCGTTTGCAATGACGGCTACATCCTCTCCGATGCTCGACGTTGTATCAAAGTCAACCAGTGCCCTTAA